The proteins below come from a single Oryzias latipes chromosome 14, ASM223467v1 genomic window:
- the LOC101174939 gene encoding rho GTPase-activating protein 32 isoform X4, with protein sequence MARSAEIPEMRAEPLMRSSSSSTASMKVKNVKKLSFTKGHFPKLAECAHFHYENVDFGTIQLSLGDEQCEVTRNGHESKELVYLVHIYCQGRSWMVKRSYEDFRVLDKHLHLCIYDRRFSQLPELPRLESLTDLPEAVSQMLLAYLSRLSAIADNKINCGPALTWMEVDNKGNHLLVHEESSINVPAIAAAHVIKRYAAQASDELSFEVGDIVSVIDMPPKEDTTWWRGKHGFQVGFFPSECVEVINDKVPQSMTNAVPKAAPPCPGLQPASWSLFPPYLEMESVMQDSSWVADPLNHYNLSSVSKKHGKLITFLRSFMKSRPSKQKLKQRGILRERVFGCDLGEHLLNSGHDVPQVLKSCTEFIEKHGVVDGIYRLSGIASNIQKLRHEFDSEQIPDLTKDVYIQDIHCVGSLCKLYFRELPNPLLTYQLYEKFSEAVSAATDEERLIKIHDVIQQLPPPHYRTLEFLMRHLSHLAAFSYVTNMHTKNLAIVWAPNLLRSKQIESACFSGTAAFMEVRIQSVVVEFILNHVDVLFSTKLSSLIREGTGHNSLSRPKSLLVSSPSTKLLSLEEAQARTQAQINSPVTEDSKYIEVGEGPAALQGKFHTVIEFPTERKRPPVKSKKSPVGSWRSFFNLGKSSSMSKRKLQRNPSEPTELKAMALAGGRGDTVTLRSAKSEESLSSLHNVEGESKVFRPRRPRSSSDALSASFNGELLDSQQHYNSYDHTDAAEDSDDGPICVPALISPPRSAGEDVDLSPPDIGMASLDFDPMSFQCSGPDSSFAFPADDSPAAEGLPTKRSPGSISSSNVLSAPPLSSRSEGEKTESRRLTSSFSYTEKPTQAVSPIKCSKAPSLTSFALSVPPSSETPDRGPAEPSTSSQLSALRDPPPVAGSLLLKGAEPSLSEAFQVELQAKLAAFESADGRDEDAPPPAASRQEQRGVLPPDSATDPPSCSLSPVAPPPPKNPALMLSLASAESTQLVCSRPRSSEAPPPVSPLQPQEESVPPPISTAAPASFHCPAPSLPVKPEKPSRPAAEPQRQPEAEFTPLNPPAVSTTASRTSPAKTSPESQQTVPGLDLEATPIITGLAPPIPEVRPEDPATPQTLPKLTEPPPQKAKKPALSLPPQQSQAQKQPPPLTHPHPHVLPQPHLSKASARIAPTSADLVEKPWEAIKPVQPSTDAIKRKDPPPAPPMRTMDSKLAAAALSEVSHHRLDEGPPAPHGSEALPHCPLSPRKSSTHPPTYLHHKGEPIFTESAGGAYYHQRAVLKAPQPVPYHYRPESVTPHPCLSRSEPQVPYSTRMDNRYSTLGPRSYHHSIKLRGNPRGGYVSPGPGHQGYSHDRTQGYPTIRRVHSLYAPSTIHSVPIHRTEVPPDDDMFFYHRPGFSCRPYPQPHPQSSQTDYHVTQLQPYFENGRVQYRYSPCYGSSPLEFPYYDIDPYGTIRVRHCHAYGGRDGGAAPGRPGGKTTGYHYLSNYVIPPGKEHSFVSRDIPPSHGSKEASTYHAWDPEEAESLRFHSIRREGRARLKVKGLVLSQYDNVGQLCTPADMSPYDSTHLRSKSDPGKAVLAAAENTEGRYASRHMASDPDVLVYFDTDRHGPGSTAADKSNSLSKSSIPKKCQSSHSVPAFLSHSLPHQQESSRHEARGEARGDRLRGDGRSKYQQEYPSKRNLQPRYEGPESDQQQVKVKTAGHHGTDEAARSKAERSHGPQEDQRYNQTQPDPDRDHTHPKPSSKPVQSHYDNLDEFHPAPHPQAPPQKHAGSFPTPGPPGSLASRAYSTALGQGAFIQGELAMQRPEGEVHTQ encoded by the exons CTCTCACTGGGAGACGAGCAGTGTGAGGTGACCAGGAATGGCCACGAGTCCAAAGAGCTGGTGTACCTGGTGCATATTTACTGCCAG GGCCGCAGCTGGATGGTGAAGCGCAGCTATGAGGATTTCCGTGTCCTGGACAAGCACTTGCATCTGTGCATCTATGACCGGCGCTTCTCGCAGCTGCCCGAGCTGCCCCGCCTGGAGAGCCTGACCGACCTGCCAGAG GCAGTTTCCCAGATGCTGCTGGCTTACCTCTCACGCCTCTCGGCCATCGCTGACAACAAGATCAACTGTGGGCCGGCCCTCACCTGGATGGAG GTTGACAATAAAGGGAATCACCTGTTGGTTCATGAGGAGTCTTCCATCAACGTGCCGGCCATCGCTGCTGCTCACGTCATTAAGCGCTACGCGGCTCAGGCCTCAGACGAGCTCTCCTTTGAG GTTGGAGACATCGTGTCTGTGATTGACATGCCccccaaggaggacaccacttgGTGGAGGGGCAAACATGGCTTCCAG GTGGGCTTCTTCCCCAGCGAGTGTGTGGAGGTCATCAACGACAAAGTGCCACAGTCCATGACCAACGCCGTTCCAAAAGCAG CGCCCCCCTGCCCGGGCCTGCAGCCTGCTTCCTGGAGCCTCTTCCCCCCCT ACCTGGAGATGGAGAGTGTCATGCAGGACAGTTCATGGGTGGCCGATCCGCTAAACCACTACAACCTGAGTTCAG TATCTAAAAAACACGGGAAGCTGATCACCTTCTTGCGCTCCTTCATGAAGTCCAGGCCCTCCAAGCAGAAGCTGAAGCAGAGGGGCATCCTCAGGGAGAGGGTGTTCGGCTGCGACCTGGGAGAGCACCTCCTGAACTCGGGACACGATG TGCCCCAGGTCCTCAAGAGCTGCACGGAGTTCATCGAGAAGCACGGCGTGGTGGACGGCATCTACCGCCTGTCTGGGATCGCCTCGAACATCCAGAAGCTGCG GCACGAGTTCGACTCGGAGCAGATCCCCGACCTGACCAAAGACGTGTACATCCAGGACATCCACTGTGTGGGCTCCCTGTGTAAGCTGTACTTCAGAGAGCTGCCAAACCCCCTCCTCACCTACCAGCTCTATGAGAAATTCTCT GAGGCGGTGTCCGCGGCAACAGACGAGGAGAGGCTCATCAAAATCCATGatgtcatccagcagctccCCCCCCCTCATTACAG GACTCTGGAGTTCCTGATGAGACACCTGTCCCACTTGGCAGCCTTCAGCTACGtcacaaacatgcacaccaAGAACCTGGCCATCGTCTGGGCGCCCAACCTACTGAG GTCCAAACAGATCGAGTCTGCCTGCTTCAGTGGCACGGCCGCCTTCATGGAGGTCCGGATCCAGTCTGTGGTGGTGGAGTTCATCCTCAACCACGTGGATGTGCTCTTCAGCACAAAGCTCAGCTCCCTGATCAGAGAAGGCACAg GTCACAACTCTCTGTCCCGGCCCAAGTCGCTGCTGGTGTCGTCTCCCTCCACCAAGCTGCTGAGCCTGGAGGAGGCCCAGGCCAGGACCCAGGCTCAGATCAACTCCCCCGTCACCGAAGACAGCAAGTACATCGAGGTGGGGGAGGGTCCCGCTGCCCTGCAGGGCAAGTTTCACACCGTCATCGAGTTCCCCACGGAGAG GAAAAGGCCTCCTGTCAAATCCAAGAAGTCTCCTGTGGGGAGCTGGCGCTCCTTCTTCAACCTGGGCAAGTCCTCCTCCATGTCAAAGCGCAAACTGCAGCGCAACCCCAGTGAGCCCACCGAGCTGAAGGCCATGGCACTGGCAG GAGGCAGAGGAGACACGGTGACGCTCAGGTCAGCCAAAAGTGAGGAGTCCCTGAGTTCTCTGCACAACGTTGAAG GGGAGTCTAAGGTGTTTCGTCCTCGCCGGCCACGCTCCAGCAGCGACGCCCTGTCAGCGTCCTTTAATGGCGAGCTGCTGGACAGCCAGCAGCACTACAACTCCTACGATCACACGGACGCCGCCGAGGACAGCGACGACGGGCCCATCTGTGTGCCGGCCCTCATCTCGCCGCCGCGCTCCGCTGGCGAAGACGTGGACCTCAGCCCGCCAGACATCGGCATGGCGTCCCTGGACTTTGACCCCATGTCCTTCCAGTGCAGCGGCCCCGACAGCTCCTTCGCCTTCCCCGCCGACGACTCGCCTGCCGCTGAGGGCCTCCCCACCAAGAGGAGCCCCGgcagcatcagcagctccaACGTGCTGTCTGCGCCCCCCCTCAGCAGCCGCTCTGAAGGGGAGAAGACGGAGAGCAGGAGGCTGACATCCTCCTTTTCCTACACGGAGAAACCCACACAGGCCGTCTCTCCCATCAAATGTTCAAAGGCCCCCAGTTTGACCTCATTTGCCCTCTCAGTGCCCCCCTCTTCAGAGACGCCTGACAGGGGTCCAGCTGAACCTTCCACGTCTTCACAGCTGTCTGCGCTCAGAGACCCGCCCCCTGTGGCGGGCAGCCTGCTGCTGAAGGGGGCCGAGCCGTCGCTGAGCGAAGCCttccaggtggagctgcaggccAAGCTGGCGGCCTTTGAGTCGGCGGACGGCAGAGATGAGGACGCACCGCCGCCGGCCGCCAGCAGGCAGGAACAGCGAG GAGTCCTACCTCCAGACTCTGCCACGGACCCCCCCTCCTGCTCTCTCAGCCctgtagctcctccccctcctaaAAATCCTGCCCTCATGTTGTCCCTGGCCTCTGCTGAATCGACTCAGCTGGTCTGCAGTCGGCCCCGGTCCTCGGAGGCCCCCCCACCCGTGTCCCCTCTGCAGCCACAGGAGGAGTCTGTCCCCCCTCCCATCAGCACGGCGGCTCCCGCTTCGTTCCACTGCCCCGCTCCAAGTCTTCCAGTCAAACCAGAGAAGCCCAGCAGGCCAGCAGCCGAGCCTCAACGCCAGCCAGAGGCTGAATTCACCCCCTTGAACCCCCCAGCAGTGTCCACAACAGCCAGCCGGACCTCTCCGGCCAAGACGAGCCCAGAGAGCCAGCAGACCGTCCCAGGACTAGACCTGGAAGCCACTCCCATCATCACAGGGTTGGCCCCGCCCATTCCTGAG GTTAGACCAGAGGATCCTGCCACCCCCCAAACCCTCCCGAAGTTAACTGAGCCCCCCCCTCAGAAAGCCAAAAAGCCTGCTTTGTCACTGCCTCCGCAGCAGAGCCAAGCTCAAAAGCAGCCCCCCCCACTGAcgcacccccacccccatgtGCTCCCCCAGCCTCATCTGTCAAAAGCCAGTGCCAGAATTGCCCCCACCTCTGCTGACCTTGTTGAAAAGCCCTGGGAGGCCATCAAGCCCGTGCAGCCGTCCACAGACGCCATCAAACGGAAGGACCCGCCCCCGGCCCCCCCCATGCGCACCATGGACAGTAAGCTGGCGGCTGCCGCTCTCAGTGAGGTTTCCCACCACAGGCTGGATGAAGGCCCCCCGGCCCCCCACGGGAGCGAAGCTCTGCCCCACTGCCCTCTCTCTCCTCGTAAGTCGTCCACTCACCCCCCAACCTACCTGCACCATAAGGGAGAGCCCATCTTCACAGAGTCTGCTGGGGGGGCATACTACCACCAGAGGGCAGTGCTGAAGGCCCCCCAGCCCGTCCCGTACCATTACAGACCCGAGAGCgtcaccccccacccctgccTGTCCAGGTCCGAGCCTCAGGTCCCCTACAGCACCCGGATGGATAACAGGTACAGCACGCTGGGCCCCAGGTCCTACCACCACTCCATCAAGCTGAGAGGAAACCCCCGGGGGGGGTACGTGTCTCCAGGACCGGGACACCAGGGTTACAGCCACGACAGAACCCAGGGTTACCCCACCATCCGCAGGGTGCACTCCCTCTACGCCCCCTCCACCATTCACTCCGTACCCATCCACAGGACAGAGGTCCCCCCGGACGACGACATGTTCTTCTACCACCGCCCGGGGTTCTCCTGCCGGCCCTACCCGCAGCCCCACCCACAGTCCTCCCAAACCGACTACCACGTCACTCAGCTGCAGCCGTACTTCGAGAACGGCCGGGTCCAGTATCGCTACAGTCCGTGCTATGGTTCCAGCCCTCTGGAGTTCCCCTACTACGACATAGATCCCTACGGCACCATCCGAGTCCGGCACTGCCACGCCTACGGAGGCCGGGATGGGGGGGCCGCTCCAGGGCGGCCAGGTGGAAAGACCACCGGGTACCACTACCTGTCTAATTACGTTATTCCTCCGGGGAAAGAGCATAGCTTTGTCAGCAGAGACATCCCCCCCAGTCATGGGAGCAAAGAAGCCTCCACCTACCATGCATGGGATCCAGAGGAGGCTGAAAGTCTCCGATTTCACTCCATccgcagagaggggagggccaGACTAAAGGTGAAAGGTCTGGTCCTCTCGCAGTACGACAACGTGGGACAACTGTGCACGCCCGCAGACATGTCGCCCTACGACAGCACGCATTTACGGAGTAAATCTGACCCCGGCAAAGCCGTGCTGGCTGCAGCCGAGAACACAGAGGGCCGCTACGCCAGCAGACACATGGCGTCCGACCCCGACGTCCTGGTGTACTTCGACACGGACAGGCATGGCCCCGGCAGCACTGCGGCTGACAAGTCCAACTCGCTGTCCAAGTCGAGCATCCCAAAGAAATGCCAGTCCTCTCACTCTGTTCCTGCCTTCCTGAGCCACAGTCTTCCCCACCAGCAGGAGAGCAGTCGGCACGAGGCCCGGGGCGAGGCCCGGGGCGACCGGCTCAGAGGAGACGGCAGGTCCAAATACCAGCAGGAGTATCCCAGCAAGAGGAACCTGCAGCCACGTTACGAGGGACCAGAATCGGACCAGCAGCAGGTCAAAGTAAAGACCGCAGGACACCACGGTACAGACGAGGCGGCTCGCTCCAAAGCGGAGCGGTCCCACGGCCCCCAGGAGGACCAGCGTTACAACCAAACCCAGCCAGACCCGGACAGAGACCACACCCACCCAAAACCCAGCAGTAAACCTGTGCAGTCCCACTATGACAACCTGGACGAATTCCACCCTGCACCTCACCCTCAGGCCCCCCCACAGAAACACGCAGGCTCTTTCCCGACCCCGGGGCCCCCAGGGAGCCTCGCCAGCAGAGCGTACTCCACAGCACTGGGACAGGGCGCCTTCATCCAGGGCGAGCTGGCCATGCAGAGGCCAGAGGGGGAGGTCCACACCCAGTGA
- the LOC101174939 gene encoding rho GTPase-activating protein 32 isoform X3 produces MEAGSGAAAALGLLGAACSHDVLDRSLRPGCHLEDDDIVTELVHIHPRERPDWEETISAMARSAEIPEMRAEPLMRSSSSSTASMKVKNVKKLSFTKGHFPKLAECAHFHYENVDFGTIQLSLGDEQCEVTRNGHESKELVYLVHIYCQGRSWMVKRSYEDFRVLDKHLHLCIYDRRFSQLPELPRLESLTDLPEAVSQMLLAYLSRLSAIADNKINCGPALTWMEVDNKGNHLLVHEESSINVPAIAAAHVIKRYAAQASDELSFEVGDIVSVIDMPPKEDTTWWRGKHGFQVGFFPSECVEVINDKVPQSMTNAVPKAVSKKHGKLITFLRSFMKSRPSKQKLKQRGILRERVFGCDLGEHLLNSGHDVPQVLKSCTEFIEKHGVVDGIYRLSGIASNIQKLRHEFDSEQIPDLTKDVYIQDIHCVGSLCKLYFRELPNPLLTYQLYEKFSEAVSAATDEERLIKIHDVIQQLPPPHYRTLEFLMRHLSHLAAFSYVTNMHTKNLAIVWAPNLLRSKQIESACFSGTAAFMEVRIQSVVVEFILNHVDVLFSTKLSSLIREGTGHNSLSRPKSLLVSSPSTKLLSLEEAQARTQAQINSPVTEDSKYIEVGEGPAALQGKFHTVIEFPTERKRPPVKSKKSPVGSWRSFFNLGKSSSMSKRKLQRNPSEPTELKAMALAGGRGDTVTLRSAKSEESLSSLHNVEGESKVFRPRRPRSSSDALSASFNGELLDSQQHYNSYDHTDAAEDSDDGPICVPALISPPRSAGEDVDLSPPDIGMASLDFDPMSFQCSGPDSSFAFPADDSPAAEGLPTKRSPGSISSSNVLSAPPLSSRSEGEKTESRRLTSSFSYTEKPTQAVSPIKCSKAPSLTSFALSVPPSSETPDRGPAEPSTSSQLSALRDPPPVAGSLLLKGAEPSLSEAFQVELQAKLAAFESADGRDEDAPPPAASRQEQRGVLPPDSATDPPSCSLSPVAPPPPKNPALMLSLASAESTQLVCSRPRSSEAPPPVSPLQPQEESVPPPISTAAPASFHCPAPSLPVKPEKPSRPAAEPQRQPEAEFTPLNPPAVSTTASRTSPAKTSPESQQTVPGLDLEATPIITGLAPPIPEVRPEDPATPQTLPKLTEPPPQKAKKPALSLPPQQSQAQKQPPPLTHPHPHVLPQPHLSKASARIAPTSADLVEKPWEAIKPVQPSTDAIKRKDPPPAPPMRTMDSKLAAAALSEVSHHRLDEGPPAPHGSEALPHCPLSPRKSSTHPPTYLHHKGEPIFTESAGGAYYHQRAVLKAPQPVPYHYRPESVTPHPCLSRSEPQVPYSTRMDNRYSTLGPRSYHHSIKLRGNPRGGYVSPGPGHQGYSHDRTQGYPTIRRVHSLYAPSTIHSVPIHRTEVPPDDDMFFYHRPGFSCRPYPQPHPQSSQTDYHVTQLQPYFENGRVQYRYSPCYGSSPLEFPYYDIDPYGTIRVRHCHAYGGRDGGAAPGRPGGKTTGYHYLSNYVIPPGKEHSFVSRDIPPSHGSKEASTYHAWDPEEAESLRFHSIRREGRARLKVKGLVLSQYDNVGQLCTPADMSPYDSTHLRSKSDPGKAVLAAAENTEGRYASRHMASDPDVLVYFDTDRHGPGSTAADKSNSLSKSSIPKKCQSSHSVPAFLSHSLPHQQESSRHEARGEARGDRLRGDGRSKYQQEYPSKRNLQPRYEGPESDQQQVKVKTAGHHGTDEAARSKAERSHGPQEDQRYNQTQPDPDRDHTHPKPSSKPVQSHYDNLDEFHPAPHPQAPPQKHAGSFPTPGPPGSLASRAYSTALGQGAFIQGELAMQRPEGEVHTQ; encoded by the exons CTCTCACTGGGAGACGAGCAGTGTGAGGTGACCAGGAATGGCCACGAGTCCAAAGAGCTGGTGTACCTGGTGCATATTTACTGCCAG GGCCGCAGCTGGATGGTGAAGCGCAGCTATGAGGATTTCCGTGTCCTGGACAAGCACTTGCATCTGTGCATCTATGACCGGCGCTTCTCGCAGCTGCCCGAGCTGCCCCGCCTGGAGAGCCTGACCGACCTGCCAGAG GCAGTTTCCCAGATGCTGCTGGCTTACCTCTCACGCCTCTCGGCCATCGCTGACAACAAGATCAACTGTGGGCCGGCCCTCACCTGGATGGAG GTTGACAATAAAGGGAATCACCTGTTGGTTCATGAGGAGTCTTCCATCAACGTGCCGGCCATCGCTGCTGCTCACGTCATTAAGCGCTACGCGGCTCAGGCCTCAGACGAGCTCTCCTTTGAG GTTGGAGACATCGTGTCTGTGATTGACATGCCccccaaggaggacaccacttgGTGGAGGGGCAAACATGGCTTCCAG GTGGGCTTCTTCCCCAGCGAGTGTGTGGAGGTCATCAACGACAAAGTGCCACAGTCCATGACCAACGCCGTTCCAAAAGCAG TATCTAAAAAACACGGGAAGCTGATCACCTTCTTGCGCTCCTTCATGAAGTCCAGGCCCTCCAAGCAGAAGCTGAAGCAGAGGGGCATCCTCAGGGAGAGGGTGTTCGGCTGCGACCTGGGAGAGCACCTCCTGAACTCGGGACACGATG TGCCCCAGGTCCTCAAGAGCTGCACGGAGTTCATCGAGAAGCACGGCGTGGTGGACGGCATCTACCGCCTGTCTGGGATCGCCTCGAACATCCAGAAGCTGCG GCACGAGTTCGACTCGGAGCAGATCCCCGACCTGACCAAAGACGTGTACATCCAGGACATCCACTGTGTGGGCTCCCTGTGTAAGCTGTACTTCAGAGAGCTGCCAAACCCCCTCCTCACCTACCAGCTCTATGAGAAATTCTCT GAGGCGGTGTCCGCGGCAACAGACGAGGAGAGGCTCATCAAAATCCATGatgtcatccagcagctccCCCCCCCTCATTACAG GACTCTGGAGTTCCTGATGAGACACCTGTCCCACTTGGCAGCCTTCAGCTACGtcacaaacatgcacaccaAGAACCTGGCCATCGTCTGGGCGCCCAACCTACTGAG GTCCAAACAGATCGAGTCTGCCTGCTTCAGTGGCACGGCCGCCTTCATGGAGGTCCGGATCCAGTCTGTGGTGGTGGAGTTCATCCTCAACCACGTGGATGTGCTCTTCAGCACAAAGCTCAGCTCCCTGATCAGAGAAGGCACAg GTCACAACTCTCTGTCCCGGCCCAAGTCGCTGCTGGTGTCGTCTCCCTCCACCAAGCTGCTGAGCCTGGAGGAGGCCCAGGCCAGGACCCAGGCTCAGATCAACTCCCCCGTCACCGAAGACAGCAAGTACATCGAGGTGGGGGAGGGTCCCGCTGCCCTGCAGGGCAAGTTTCACACCGTCATCGAGTTCCCCACGGAGAG GAAAAGGCCTCCTGTCAAATCCAAGAAGTCTCCTGTGGGGAGCTGGCGCTCCTTCTTCAACCTGGGCAAGTCCTCCTCCATGTCAAAGCGCAAACTGCAGCGCAACCCCAGTGAGCCCACCGAGCTGAAGGCCATGGCACTGGCAG GAGGCAGAGGAGACACGGTGACGCTCAGGTCAGCCAAAAGTGAGGAGTCCCTGAGTTCTCTGCACAACGTTGAAG GGGAGTCTAAGGTGTTTCGTCCTCGCCGGCCACGCTCCAGCAGCGACGCCCTGTCAGCGTCCTTTAATGGCGAGCTGCTGGACAGCCAGCAGCACTACAACTCCTACGATCACACGGACGCCGCCGAGGACAGCGACGACGGGCCCATCTGTGTGCCGGCCCTCATCTCGCCGCCGCGCTCCGCTGGCGAAGACGTGGACCTCAGCCCGCCAGACATCGGCATGGCGTCCCTGGACTTTGACCCCATGTCCTTCCAGTGCAGCGGCCCCGACAGCTCCTTCGCCTTCCCCGCCGACGACTCGCCTGCCGCTGAGGGCCTCCCCACCAAGAGGAGCCCCGgcagcatcagcagctccaACGTGCTGTCTGCGCCCCCCCTCAGCAGCCGCTCTGAAGGGGAGAAGACGGAGAGCAGGAGGCTGACATCCTCCTTTTCCTACACGGAGAAACCCACACAGGCCGTCTCTCCCATCAAATGTTCAAAGGCCCCCAGTTTGACCTCATTTGCCCTCTCAGTGCCCCCCTCTTCAGAGACGCCTGACAGGGGTCCAGCTGAACCTTCCACGTCTTCACAGCTGTCTGCGCTCAGAGACCCGCCCCCTGTGGCGGGCAGCCTGCTGCTGAAGGGGGCCGAGCCGTCGCTGAGCGAAGCCttccaggtggagctgcaggccAAGCTGGCGGCCTTTGAGTCGGCGGACGGCAGAGATGAGGACGCACCGCCGCCGGCCGCCAGCAGGCAGGAACAGCGAG GAGTCCTACCTCCAGACTCTGCCACGGACCCCCCCTCCTGCTCTCTCAGCCctgtagctcctccccctcctaaAAATCCTGCCCTCATGTTGTCCCTGGCCTCTGCTGAATCGACTCAGCTGGTCTGCAGTCGGCCCCGGTCCTCGGAGGCCCCCCCACCCGTGTCCCCTCTGCAGCCACAGGAGGAGTCTGTCCCCCCTCCCATCAGCACGGCGGCTCCCGCTTCGTTCCACTGCCCCGCTCCAAGTCTTCCAGTCAAACCAGAGAAGCCCAGCAGGCCAGCAGCCGAGCCTCAACGCCAGCCAGAGGCTGAATTCACCCCCTTGAACCCCCCAGCAGTGTCCACAACAGCCAGCCGGACCTCTCCGGCCAAGACGAGCCCAGAGAGCCAGCAGACCGTCCCAGGACTAGACCTGGAAGCCACTCCCATCATCACAGGGTTGGCCCCGCCCATTCCTGAG GTTAGACCAGAGGATCCTGCCACCCCCCAAACCCTCCCGAAGTTAACTGAGCCCCCCCCTCAGAAAGCCAAAAAGCCTGCTTTGTCACTGCCTCCGCAGCAGAGCCAAGCTCAAAAGCAGCCCCCCCCACTGAcgcacccccacccccatgtGCTCCCCCAGCCTCATCTGTCAAAAGCCAGTGCCAGAATTGCCCCCACCTCTGCTGACCTTGTTGAAAAGCCCTGGGAGGCCATCAAGCCCGTGCAGCCGTCCACAGACGCCATCAAACGGAAGGACCCGCCCCCGGCCCCCCCCATGCGCACCATGGACAGTAAGCTGGCGGCTGCCGCTCTCAGTGAGGTTTCCCACCACAGGCTGGATGAAGGCCCCCCGGCCCCCCACGGGAGCGAAGCTCTGCCCCACTGCCCTCTCTCTCCTCGTAAGTCGTCCACTCACCCCCCAACCTACCTGCACCATAAGGGAGAGCCCATCTTCACAGAGTCTGCTGGGGGGGCATACTACCACCAGAGGGCAGTGCTGAAGGCCCCCCAGCCCGTCCCGTACCATTACAGACCCGAGAGCgtcaccccccacccctgccTGTCCAGGTCCGAGCCTCAGGTCCCCTACAGCACCCGGATGGATAACAGGTACAGCACGCTGGGCCCCAGGTCCTACCACCACTCCATCAAGCTGAGAGGAAACCCCCGGGGGGGGTACGTGTCTCCAGGACCGGGACACCAGGGTTACAGCCACGACAGAACCCAGGGTTACCCCACCATCCGCAGGGTGCACTCCCTCTACGCCCCCTCCACCATTCACTCCGTACCCATCCACAGGACAGAGGTCCCCCCGGACGACGACATGTTCTTCTACCACCGCCCGGGGTTCTCCTGCCGGCCCTACCCGCAGCCCCACCCACAGTCCTCCCAAACCGACTACCACGTCACTCAGCTGCAGCCGTACTTCGAGAACGGCCGGGTCCAGTATCGCTACAGTCCGTGCTATGGTTCCAGCCCTCTGGAGTTCCCCTACTACGACATAGATCCCTACGGCACCATCCGAGTCCGGCACTGCCACGCCTACGGAGGCCGGGATGGGGGGGCCGCTCCAGGGCGGCCAGGTGGAAAGACCACCGGGTACCACTACCTGTCTAATTACGTTATTCCTCCGGGGAAAGAGCATAGCTTTGTCAGCAGAGACATCCCCCCCAGTCATGGGAGCAAAGAAGCCTCCACCTACCATGCATGGGATCCAGAGGAGGCTGAAAGTCTCCGATTTCACTCCATccgcagagaggggagggccaGACTAAAGGTGAAAGGTCTGGTCCTCTCGCAGTACGACAACGTGGGACAACTGTGCACGCCCGCAGACATGTCGCCCTACGACAGCACGCATTTACGGAGTAAATCTGACCCCGGCAAAGCCGTGCTGGCTGCAGCCGAGAACACAGAGGGCCGCTACGCCAGCAGACACATGGCGTCCGACCCCGACGTCCTGGTGTACTTCGACACGGACAGGCATGGCCCCGGCAGCACTGCGGCTGACAAGTCCAACTCGCTGTCCAAGTCGAGCATCCCAAAGAAATGCCAGTCCTCTCACTCTGTTCCTGCCTTCCTGAGCCACAGTCTTCCCCACCAGCAGGAGAGCAGTCGGCACGAGGCCCGGGGCGAGGCCCGGGGCGACCGGCTCAGAGGAGACGGCAGGTCCAAATACCAGCAGGAGTATCCCAGCAAGAGGAACCTGCAGCCACGTTACGAGGGACCAGAATCGGACCAGCAGCAGGTCAAAGTAAAGACCGCAGGACACCACGGTACAGACGAGGCGGCTCGCTCCAAAGCGGAGCGGTCCCACGGCCCCCAGGAGGACCAGCGTTACAACCAAACCCAGCCAGACCCGGACAGAGACCACACCCACCCAAAACCCAGCAGTAAACCTGTGCAGTCCCACTATGACAACCTGGACGAATTCCACCCTGCACCTCACCCTCAGGCCCCCCCACAGAAACACGCAGGCTCTTTCCCGACCCCGGGGCCCCCAGGGAGCCTCGCCAGCAGAGCGTACTCCACAGCACTGGGACAGGGCGCCTTCATCCAGGGCGAGCTGGCCATGCAGAGGCCAGAGGGGGAGGTCCACACCCAGTGA